In a single window of the Panthera leo isolate Ple1 chromosome A1, P.leo_Ple1_pat1.1, whole genome shotgun sequence genome:
- the PDLIM7 gene encoding PDZ and LIM domain protein 7 isoform X3, with the protein MDSFKVVLEGPAPWGFRLQGGKDFNVPLSISRLTPGGKASQAGVAVGDWVLSIDGENAGGLTHIEAQNKIRACGERLSLGLSRAQPAQSKPQKVQTPDKQPLRPLVPDASKQRLMEDTEDWRPRPGTGQSRSFRILAHLTGTEFMQDPDEEHLKKSRSCSQVPRTEAPAPASATPQEPWPGPTTPSPTSRPPWAVDPAFAERYAPDKTSTVLTRHSQPATPTPLQNRTSIVQAATGGGTGAGGGSNGKTPVCHQCHKVIRGRYLVALGHAYHPEEFVCSQCGKVLEEGGFFEEKGAIFCPPCYDVRYAPSCAKCKKKITGEIMHALKMTWHVHCFTCAACKTPIRNRAFYMEEGAPYCERDYEKMFGTKCRGCDFKIDAGDRFLEALGFSWHDTCFVCAICQINLEGKTFYSKKDKPLCKSHAFSHV; encoded by the exons CTGACTCCTGGAGGCAAAGCTTCACAGGCAGGCGTGGCTGTGGGTGACTGGGTGCTGAGCATCGATGGTGAGAATGCGGGGGGCCTCACACACATTGAAGCCCAGAACAAGATTCGTGCCTGTGGGGAGCGCCTCAGCCTGGGTCTCAGCAG ggCCCAGCCGGCTCAGAGCAAACCGCAGAAG GTGCAGACCCCTGACAA ACAGCCGCTCCGGCCGCTGGTTCCAGATGCCAGCAAGCAGCGGCTGATGGAGGACACAGAGGACTGGCGGCCTCGGCCCGGGACAGGCCAGTCCCGTTCCTTCCGCATCCTTGCCCACCTCACGGGCACCGAGTTCA TGCAAGACCCGGATGAGGAACACCTGAAGAAATCAAG ATCTTGCAGCCAGGTGCCCAGGACagaagccccagccccagcctcagctACACCCCAGGAACCCTGGCCTG GCCctaccacccccagccccactaGCCGCCCACCCTGGGCTGTGGACCCTGCATTTGCTGAGCGCTACGCCCCGGACAAGACCAGCACGGTGTTGACCCggcacagccagccagccacacCCACACCTCTGCAGAACCGCACCTCCATCGTGCAAGCAGCCACTGGAGGAGGCACAGGAGCAGGTGGTGGCAGCAATGGCAAGACTCCTGTGTGCCACCAGTGCCACAAGGTCATCCG GGGCCGCTACCTGGTGGCACTGGGCCATGCATACCACCCTGAGGAATTTGTGTGCAGCCAGTGTGGGAAGGTCCTGGAAGAGGGCGGCTTCTTTGAGGAGAAGGGTGCCATCTTCTGCCCCCCCTGCTATGATGTGCGCTATGCACCCAGCTGTGCCAAGTGCAAGAAGAAGATCACAGGC GAGATCATGCATGCCCTAAAGATGACCTGGCATGTGCACTGCTTTACCTGCGCGGCCTGCAAGACGCCCATTCGGAACAGGGCCTTTTATATGGAGGAAGGCGCACCCTACTGCGAGCGAG ACTATGAGAAGATGTTTGGCACGAAATGCCGGGGCTGTGACTTCAAGATCGACGCAGGGGACCGCTTCCTGGAGGCGCTGGGCTTCAGCTGGCATGACACTTGCTTCGTGTGTGCG ATATGCCAGATCAACCTGGAAGGAAAGACTTTCTACTCCAAGAAGGACAAGCCCCTCTGCAAGAGCCACGCCTTTTCCCATGTGTGA
- the PDLIM7 gene encoding PDZ and LIM domain protein 7 isoform X1 has product MDSFKVVLEGPAPWGFRLQGGKDFNVPLSISRLTPGGKASQAGVAVGDWVLSIDGENAGGLTHIEAQNKIRACGERLSLGLSRAQPAQSKPQKALASAADPPRYTFAPSASLNKTARPFGAPPPADSALQQNGQPLRPLVPDASKQRLMEDTEDWRPRPGTGQSRSFRILAHLTGTEFMQDPDEEHLKKSRSCSQVPRTEAPAPASATPQEPWPGPTTPSPTSRPPWAVDPAFAERYAPDKTSTVLTRHSQPATPTPLQNRTSIVQAATGGGTGAGGGSNGKTPVCHQCHKVIRGRYLVALGHAYHPEEFVCSQCGKVLEEGGFFEEKGAIFCPPCYDVRYAPSCAKCKKKITGEIMHALKMTWHVHCFTCAACKTPIRNRAFYMEEGAPYCERDYEKMFGTKCRGCDFKIDAGDRFLEALGFSWHDTCFVCAICQINLEGKTFYSKKDKPLCKSHAFSHV; this is encoded by the exons CTGACTCCTGGAGGCAAAGCTTCACAGGCAGGCGTGGCTGTGGGTGACTGGGTGCTGAGCATCGATGGTGAGAATGCGGGGGGCCTCACACACATTGAAGCCCAGAACAAGATTCGTGCCTGTGGGGAGCGCCTCAGCCTGGGTCTCAGCAG ggCCCAGCCGGCTCAGAGCAAACCGCAGAAG GCCCTGGCCTCTGCCGCGGACCCCCCGCGGTACACCTTTGCACCCAGCGCCTCCCTCAACAAGACGGCCCGGCCCTTTGGGGCGCCCCCGCCCGCTGACAGCGCCCTGCAGCAGAATGG ACAGCCGCTCCGGCCGCTGGTTCCAGATGCCAGCAAGCAGCGGCTGATGGAGGACACAGAGGACTGGCGGCCTCGGCCCGGGACAGGCCAGTCCCGTTCCTTCCGCATCCTTGCCCACCTCACGGGCACCGAGTTCA TGCAAGACCCGGATGAGGAACACCTGAAGAAATCAAG ATCTTGCAGCCAGGTGCCCAGGACagaagccccagccccagcctcagctACACCCCAGGAACCCTGGCCTG GCCctaccacccccagccccactaGCCGCCCACCCTGGGCTGTGGACCCTGCATTTGCTGAGCGCTACGCCCCGGACAAGACCAGCACGGTGTTGACCCggcacagccagccagccacacCCACACCTCTGCAGAACCGCACCTCCATCGTGCAAGCAGCCACTGGAGGAGGCACAGGAGCAGGTGGTGGCAGCAATGGCAAGACTCCTGTGTGCCACCAGTGCCACAAGGTCATCCG GGGCCGCTACCTGGTGGCACTGGGCCATGCATACCACCCTGAGGAATTTGTGTGCAGCCAGTGTGGGAAGGTCCTGGAAGAGGGCGGCTTCTTTGAGGAGAAGGGTGCCATCTTCTGCCCCCCCTGCTATGATGTGCGCTATGCACCCAGCTGTGCCAAGTGCAAGAAGAAGATCACAGGC GAGATCATGCATGCCCTAAAGATGACCTGGCATGTGCACTGCTTTACCTGCGCGGCCTGCAAGACGCCCATTCGGAACAGGGCCTTTTATATGGAGGAAGGCGCACCCTACTGCGAGCGAG ACTATGAGAAGATGTTTGGCACGAAATGCCGGGGCTGTGACTTCAAGATCGACGCAGGGGACCGCTTCCTGGAGGCGCTGGGCTTCAGCTGGCATGACACTTGCTTCGTGTGTGCG ATATGCCAGATCAACCTGGAAGGAAAGACTTTCTACTCCAAGAAGGACAAGCCCCTCTGCAAGAGCCACGCCTTTTCCCATGTGTGA
- the PDLIM7 gene encoding PDZ and LIM domain protein 7 isoform X4 — protein MDSFKVVLEGPAPWGFRLQGGKDFNVPLSISRLTPGGKASQAGVAVGDWVLSIDGENAGGLTHIEAQNKIRACGERLSLGLSRAQPAQSKPQKVQTPDKQPLRPLVPDASKQRLMEDTEDWRPRPGTGQSRSFRILAHLTGTEFMQDPDEEHLKKSSQVPRTEAPAPASATPQEPWPGPTTPSPTSRPPWAVDPAFAERYAPDKTSTVLTRHSQPATPTPLQNRTSIVQAATGGGTGAGGGSNGKTPVCHQCHKVIRGRYLVALGHAYHPEEFVCSQCGKVLEEGGFFEEKGAIFCPPCYDVRYAPSCAKCKKKITGEIMHALKMTWHVHCFTCAACKTPIRNRAFYMEEGAPYCERDYEKMFGTKCRGCDFKIDAGDRFLEALGFSWHDTCFVCAICQINLEGKTFYSKKDKPLCKSHAFSHV, from the exons CTGACTCCTGGAGGCAAAGCTTCACAGGCAGGCGTGGCTGTGGGTGACTGGGTGCTGAGCATCGATGGTGAGAATGCGGGGGGCCTCACACACATTGAAGCCCAGAACAAGATTCGTGCCTGTGGGGAGCGCCTCAGCCTGGGTCTCAGCAG ggCCCAGCCGGCTCAGAGCAAACCGCAGAAG GTGCAGACCCCTGACAA ACAGCCGCTCCGGCCGCTGGTTCCAGATGCCAGCAAGCAGCGGCTGATGGAGGACACAGAGGACTGGCGGCCTCGGCCCGGGACAGGCCAGTCCCGTTCCTTCCGCATCCTTGCCCACCTCACGGGCACCGAGTTCA TGCAAGACCCGGATGAGGAACACCTGAAGAAATCAAG CCAGGTGCCCAGGACagaagccccagccccagcctcagctACACCCCAGGAACCCTGGCCTG GCCctaccacccccagccccactaGCCGCCCACCCTGGGCTGTGGACCCTGCATTTGCTGAGCGCTACGCCCCGGACAAGACCAGCACGGTGTTGACCCggcacagccagccagccacacCCACACCTCTGCAGAACCGCACCTCCATCGTGCAAGCAGCCACTGGAGGAGGCACAGGAGCAGGTGGTGGCAGCAATGGCAAGACTCCTGTGTGCCACCAGTGCCACAAGGTCATCCG GGGCCGCTACCTGGTGGCACTGGGCCATGCATACCACCCTGAGGAATTTGTGTGCAGCCAGTGTGGGAAGGTCCTGGAAGAGGGCGGCTTCTTTGAGGAGAAGGGTGCCATCTTCTGCCCCCCCTGCTATGATGTGCGCTATGCACCCAGCTGTGCCAAGTGCAAGAAGAAGATCACAGGC GAGATCATGCATGCCCTAAAGATGACCTGGCATGTGCACTGCTTTACCTGCGCGGCCTGCAAGACGCCCATTCGGAACAGGGCCTTTTATATGGAGGAAGGCGCACCCTACTGCGAGCGAG ACTATGAGAAGATGTTTGGCACGAAATGCCGGGGCTGTGACTTCAAGATCGACGCAGGGGACCGCTTCCTGGAGGCGCTGGGCTTCAGCTGGCATGACACTTGCTTCGTGTGTGCG ATATGCCAGATCAACCTGGAAGGAAAGACTTTCTACTCCAAGAAGGACAAGCCCCTCTGCAAGAGCCACGCCTTTTCCCATGTGTGA
- the PDLIM7 gene encoding PDZ and LIM domain protein 7 isoform X2: protein MDSFKVVLEGPAPWGFRLQGGKDFNVPLSISRLTPGGKASQAGVAVGDWVLSIDGENAGGLTHIEAQNKIRACGERLSLGLSRAQPAQSKPQKALASAADPPRYTFAPSASLNKTARPFGAPPPADSALQQNGQPLRPLVPDASKQRLMEDTEDWRPRPGTGQSRSFRILAHLTGTEFMQDPDEEHLKKSSQVPRTEAPAPASATPQEPWPGPTTPSPTSRPPWAVDPAFAERYAPDKTSTVLTRHSQPATPTPLQNRTSIVQAATGGGTGAGGGSNGKTPVCHQCHKVIRGRYLVALGHAYHPEEFVCSQCGKVLEEGGFFEEKGAIFCPPCYDVRYAPSCAKCKKKITGEIMHALKMTWHVHCFTCAACKTPIRNRAFYMEEGAPYCERDYEKMFGTKCRGCDFKIDAGDRFLEALGFSWHDTCFVCAICQINLEGKTFYSKKDKPLCKSHAFSHV from the exons CTGACTCCTGGAGGCAAAGCTTCACAGGCAGGCGTGGCTGTGGGTGACTGGGTGCTGAGCATCGATGGTGAGAATGCGGGGGGCCTCACACACATTGAAGCCCAGAACAAGATTCGTGCCTGTGGGGAGCGCCTCAGCCTGGGTCTCAGCAG ggCCCAGCCGGCTCAGAGCAAACCGCAGAAG GCCCTGGCCTCTGCCGCGGACCCCCCGCGGTACACCTTTGCACCCAGCGCCTCCCTCAACAAGACGGCCCGGCCCTTTGGGGCGCCCCCGCCCGCTGACAGCGCCCTGCAGCAGAATGG ACAGCCGCTCCGGCCGCTGGTTCCAGATGCCAGCAAGCAGCGGCTGATGGAGGACACAGAGGACTGGCGGCCTCGGCCCGGGACAGGCCAGTCCCGTTCCTTCCGCATCCTTGCCCACCTCACGGGCACCGAGTTCA TGCAAGACCCGGATGAGGAACACCTGAAGAAATCAAG CCAGGTGCCCAGGACagaagccccagccccagcctcagctACACCCCAGGAACCCTGGCCTG GCCctaccacccccagccccactaGCCGCCCACCCTGGGCTGTGGACCCTGCATTTGCTGAGCGCTACGCCCCGGACAAGACCAGCACGGTGTTGACCCggcacagccagccagccacacCCACACCTCTGCAGAACCGCACCTCCATCGTGCAAGCAGCCACTGGAGGAGGCACAGGAGCAGGTGGTGGCAGCAATGGCAAGACTCCTGTGTGCCACCAGTGCCACAAGGTCATCCG GGGCCGCTACCTGGTGGCACTGGGCCATGCATACCACCCTGAGGAATTTGTGTGCAGCCAGTGTGGGAAGGTCCTGGAAGAGGGCGGCTTCTTTGAGGAGAAGGGTGCCATCTTCTGCCCCCCCTGCTATGATGTGCGCTATGCACCCAGCTGTGCCAAGTGCAAGAAGAAGATCACAGGC GAGATCATGCATGCCCTAAAGATGACCTGGCATGTGCACTGCTTTACCTGCGCGGCCTGCAAGACGCCCATTCGGAACAGGGCCTTTTATATGGAGGAAGGCGCACCCTACTGCGAGCGAG ACTATGAGAAGATGTTTGGCACGAAATGCCGGGGCTGTGACTTCAAGATCGACGCAGGGGACCGCTTCCTGGAGGCGCTGGGCTTCAGCTGGCATGACACTTGCTTCGTGTGTGCG ATATGCCAGATCAACCTGGAAGGAAAGACTTTCTACTCCAAGAAGGACAAGCCCCTCTGCAAGAGCCACGCCTTTTCCCATGTGTGA